AGGGCGCCGTAGCCGCGATATAGTCCGTATAGCGTTGCACCGCCTCCGGAATCAGCTGAATGCGGCCGACCGCGTCCGCCGTCGGTCGCGCGCTTTCATCAAGCGCGTCGCCGCGCAGCATAGCTTCAATTTCAGCTTCCGCCGCGTCCGGCAACTTAAAGCCGAACCGGTCAAAAAACTTGATGCCGTTATCGGGATACGGGTTGTGCGAAGCGGAAATCACCACGCCCGCCGTGTAATCGCCGGTGCGCGTCAGGTACGCGACCCCCGGTGTCGGAATCACGCCGACAATATCGACGTCGCCGCCCGCCGAGCAAACGCCCGCCGCCAACGCCGCGGCGAGCATCGTGCCCGAGATGCGGGTATCGAAACCGATCAGAAAACGCGGGCGCGCCGCCGTGTCATCGCCCTGTACGAAAAACACCGCCGCCGCGCGTCCCAAATGAAACGCGAGTTCCGGTGTCAATGTGTCATTGACAACGCCGCGCACACCGTCCGTGCCAAACAATCGTGCCATAAAATCCTCCTACTGTTTTCCCTTTATTCCGCTTTTAATACGATTCGTACCGTTGCCGTTTCCGGTGTCGCCGCGCCGTTGCTCGGCACGGGAATTTCCACCTGCCGAATGACCTCTCCGGCCTCGCCGCTCACCGAAACCGCCGGCAACTGCCAGGCGGAAAGCGCGTCCAACTGCGATTTTTCACCCGCGAGCGTCACTTCCCGCGGCATGATTTCAATCGCGTCCACCCGCCAACCGTACGCCGGCGAGCCGCTTGTCTGTACCGCTAAAGGCAAGGTTTTCTCGACCCGCAGCGGATTGATTTTTATTTTGACGAGCACATTTTCCGGCGCGAAGGTGACGCCGTTCACTTTATTGCCCTCCGCGTCATACAGCGTGACCGCCGCCACGATATCGAAATCGGTTTTGCGTCCCGCGGTGTGAATCTCCGTCTGCGCGGTTTTCACTTGGGACACCCGGCTCGACGGACCGGTGATCGTCACTACATTCGGGGTGATCGCCGTCACCGCGCCGCCGTGATCGCCGGCCGGATCGTCGGTTACCTTCGCCGTCACCGGAATAGTCCGCGAGGCCACTTCATCCACATTGACCGTGAAACGCAACGGTTTTTGCTCGATCACTTCCGCGCCCGGCGGCAGTACCAGTTGCAAGGTCATATTTTCATTTTTCCCGACATCCGCTTGGATCATGTCCAGCACGGCTTTCATATCGGATTCGCGCAGCTGCAACATTGTGTTTCTTTGCATGCGCAATTTGACATGCACGCTCTGCGGCGCGTCCAGCGCCACCAATGAATCGTCCAAATGCGTCACTTCGACCGGCAGTTCATAGCTGCTTTCGACAAGCGGGTTCTGGTCGTTCATGATAAACACCCAGAGAAACACCGCCACGAAAAAGCAGATAAGCTTCGCCGTCCAGTTGCCGCCCAGCCATTTTCTCATGATTTCCTCCAGTTAAAGAATTCGCCCAAACGCAATCGGTTATCGTTTCCTTTGAGGAGGTAGTTGCGCAACATGTTGCGCAGATTGTCGCCGTCCAAATGGCGATAAATATGACCGCCGTACGCGTAGGAAATCGCTCCCGTTTCTTCACTGACGATCACGACCAGCGCGTCGCCCTGCTCCGTCAGGCCGATGCCGGCGCGATGCCGCGTGCCGAGCGCGCTCGATAAATTTTGATCCTGCGTCAGCGGCAGCAGGCACCCCGCCGCGACCACGCGATTTTCCCGAATTAAAATGGCGCCGTCATGCAAAGGCGTATTGGGAATAAAAATATTGCCCAACAACTCTTCGCTCACGACCGCGTCCAAGTAGATGCCCGTGTCGCCGTATTCCGCCAGACGCACCGCCCGTTCGAAGGCGATCAGCGCGCCGATTTTCTTTTCGCTCATCCGTTCGCAGGCGAGCACCACTTCATCGATCACGCGCATCCGTTCTTCATCATCGACGATGGAGGAACGGCTGATGAAGCGACCGCGGCCGAGCCGTTCGAGCGCTTTGCGCAATTCCGGCTGGAACACGATCGGCAACGCGACGATGAGTACCGTCATCGACTTTTCCAACAACCAATTCACGACGTGCAGATCCATCCAGTTGCTGATGATCGTAAACGCGCCGAGCACCACCAACCCTTTTAAGAGGGAAACGGCGCGGGTATCGCGGATCAAATAGTACAACTGGTAAAGGATCACCGCTACCACGAGGATATCGACGATATCGAGGATCCGCATCGTGGAAAGCAGCGCTTGTAACTGTAGTAACATGGTTCACTCCGTTCTTATATTTTCTTTCTATTATACCACGCGACCGGTCCGCTTCCGCTTACGGGCGCGCCGCCAACCACGCGTCAATTTTCGCCCGCACGCGCGCATTTCCGTCGATCAGCGCGTCTTTTTCGCGGCGGGATAATCGCTTAATGTACCATTCCGTGCGCCGCGCGGTGCGTTCATCCGTCACATCGCTTTGCCACACCAAAACGACCGGTCGGCGGGCGCGGGTATACTTCGCGCCGTCGCCCGCGTTATGCACGGCAAGGCGCTTGGTGACGTCGCGCGCGATGCCCGTATACAATGTGCCGTCGGCGCAGCGAACGATGTAGGTCTGATATTCCGTCACGTTGTCACTCCTTTTCGTACTGTATCATATCAAATGCCTATTTAAATGTATAGAAAAAAGGACATGCCCGTAAGCATGTCCTTTGGATGCGGCCGTTACGCGAGTTCGGTCACCGTGCGTTCGATCATTTGCGCTTTCACAAATTCCGAATACTTTCCGTTCGCGTCGGCGAATACGCCGTCGGCCGCGATTTTTTGCGCGACCGCCTGTAC
The nucleotide sequence above comes from Negativicoccus succinicivorans. Encoded proteins:
- a CDS encoding CdaR family protein, translating into MRKWLGGNWTAKLICFFVAVFLWVFIMNDQNPLVESSYELPVEVTHLDDSLVALDAPQSVHVKLRMQRNTMLQLRESDMKAVLDMIQADVGKNENMTLQLVLPPGAEVIEQKPLRFTVNVDEVASRTIPVTAKVTDDPAGDHGGAVTAITPNVVTITGPSSRVSQVKTAQTEIHTAGRKTDFDIVAAVTLYDAEGNKVNGVTFAPENVLVKIKINPLRVEKTLPLAVQTSGSPAYGWRVDAIEIMPREVTLAGEKSQLDALSAWQLPAVSVSGEAGEVIRQVEIPVPSNGAATPETATVRIVLKAE
- the cdaA gene encoding diadenylate cyclase CdaA, with the translated sequence MLLQLQALLSTMRILDIVDILVVAVILYQLYYLIRDTRAVSLLKGLVVLGAFTIISNWMDLHVVNWLLEKSMTVLIVALPIVFQPELRKALERLGRGRFISRSSIVDDEERMRVIDEVVLACERMSEKKIGALIAFERAVRLAEYGDTGIYLDAVVSEELLGNIFIPNTPLHDGAILIRENRVVAAGCLLPLTQDQNLSSALGTRHRAGIGLTEQGDALVVIVSEETGAISYAYGGHIYRHLDGDNLRNMLRNYLLKGNDNRLRLGEFFNWRKS
- a CDS encoding GIY-YIG nuclease family protein — encoded protein: MTEYQTYIVRCADGTLYTGIARDVTKRLAVHNAGDGAKYTRARRPVVLVWQSDVTDERTARRTEWYIKRLSRREKDALIDGNARVRAKIDAWLAARP
- a CDS encoding DUF2922 domain-containing protein codes for the protein MKTLQMIFTAGSTTGTLSLREPKDGLTLAAVQAVAQKIAADGVFADANGKYSEFVKAQMIERTVTELA